In Geminocystis sp. NIES-3709, a single genomic region encodes these proteins:
- a CDS encoding 2-phosphosulfolactate phosphatase family protein, which translates to MKISVYHTPESTPDNDIPDCAIVIDVLRATTTINTALNNGAKSVKAFSDVDLLLAESNLLPPASRLTLGERGGKKVDSCDLGNSPLDCSSEMVAQKQLFISTTNGTRALQRVTSASTVITGAIINYGAVVNYLQKKQPETLWLLGSGWEGGYSLEDTVCAGAIASGLVDLNNSDNIGNDEVVASIALYDQWKDNLLGLFRLSSHGKRLLKLNLDEDLKYCCQENIISTFGIQTEKGVLTLGC; encoded by the coding sequence GTGAAAATTTCTGTTTACCATACCCCTGAATCTACTCCTGATAACGATATTCCCGATTGTGCGATCGTCATTGACGTATTAAGAGCTACAACTACAATCAATACAGCACTAAATAATGGCGCAAAATCTGTGAAGGCTTTTAGTGATGTAGATTTGTTATTGGCAGAAAGTAATCTTTTACCTCCCGCATCTCGGTTAACACTGGGGGAAAGAGGAGGGAAAAAGGTAGATAGTTGCGATTTAGGTAATTCTCCTTTAGATTGTTCATCCGAAATGGTAGCACAGAAACAATTATTTATTAGTACAACAAACGGTACTCGTGCATTACAAAGAGTTACTTCTGCTTCCACTGTCATAACAGGGGCTATTATTAATTATGGTGCAGTGGTTAATTATCTACAAAAAAAACAACCTGAAACTTTGTGGTTACTAGGTTCGGGATGGGAAGGAGGTTATTCTTTAGAGGATACTGTATGTGCGGGAGCGATCGCATCTGGGTTAGTGGATTTGAATAATAGTGATAATATAGGTAATGATGAAGTAGTAGCCTCGATCGCTTTGTATGATCAATGGAAAGATAATTTATTAGGATTATTTCGTTTATCGAGTCATGGAAAAAGATTACTAAAATTAAATTTAGATGAAGATTTGAAATATTGTTGCCAAGAAAATATTATTTCGACATTTGGCATACAAACAGAAAAAGGAGTGTTAACTCTTGGGTGTTAG
- the psaM gene encoding photosystem I reaction center subunit XII yields MSISETQVFVALIIALIPGILAFRLATELYK; encoded by the coding sequence ATGTCTATTTCTGAGACCCAAGTGTTCGTAGCTTTAATAATTGCTCTTATCCCCGGTATTTTAGCTTTTCGTTTAGCTACTGAACTTTATAAGTAA
- a CDS encoding pentapeptide repeat-containing protein — translation MKNLSNEDLSDINLKGNDLRGADLSGCNLTNADLTRCDLKGADFTDTILVNTNFEGSDLKGINAENSHFENANLNGCDFSGSNLYKATFIKSNLSHTKFNNCTLNEANIQECLLKLTEFNNSQLVNIKIEKASLDLLNNNIKSIGSYCHFNYSNLENAILCHSNLSDSDFNGSNLIGINFKKAILVSCNFNNCSLNNSNFENACLGVNLFGSKFSKSDLKLRRTCIVYNHNNTNKFVNLNYAY, via the coding sequence ATGAAGAATCTTAGCAATGAAGATTTAAGCGACATTAATTTGAAAGGAAATGATTTACGAGGTGCTGATTTAAGCGGATGTAATTTAACAAATGCTGATTTAACTAGGTGTGATTTAAAAGGTGCTGATTTTACAGATACTATTTTAGTTAATACTAATTTTGAAGGAAGTGATTTAAAGGGGATTAATGCTGAAAATAGTCATTTTGAAAATGCAAATCTAAATGGGTGTGATTTTTCAGGATCAAATTTATATAAAGCTACTTTTATTAAGTCGAATTTATCTCATACAAAGTTTAATAACTGTACTTTAAATGAGGCAAATATTCAAGAATGTTTATTAAAATTAACTGAGTTTAATAATTCACAATTAGTGAATATCAAAATAGAAAAAGCATCATTAGATTTATTAAACAATAATATTAAATCTATTGGTAGTTATTGTCATTTTAATTATTCCAATTTAGAAAATGCAATCCTATGTCATAGTAACTTATCTGATTCTGATTTTAATGGTTCTAATTTAATTGGTATCAATTTTAAGAAAGCAATATTAGTAAGTTGTAATTTTAATAATTGTTCATTAAATAACTCTAATTTTGAAAATGCTTGTTTAGGAGTAAATTTATTTGGTAGTAAGTTTAGTAAATCTGATCTTAAGCTAAGACGCACTTGTATAGTCTATAATCATAATAACACAAATAAATTTGTTAATCTTAATTATGCCTATTAA
- a CDS encoding DUF6887 family protein has translation MTDDELKQYFLKNKDNKEAFYAYLDRKENKEKKVIISADELQSLPSNLQVELVAQRLKKKFNI, from the coding sequence ATGACTGATGATGAATTGAAACAATATTTTCTTAAAAATAAGGATAATAAAGAGGCTTTTTATGCTTATTTAGATAGGAAAGAAAACAAGGAAAAAAAAGTTATTATAAGTGCTGATGAATTGCAGTCTCTACCTTCTAATTTACAAGTAGAATTAGTTGCTCAACGTCTCAAAAAAAAATTTAATATTTAA
- a CDS encoding bifunctional sterol desaturase/short chain dehydrogenase, translated as MINSSLFMAISIALISLIWVELVRDCYHFLAHIWQPLGRLHNWHHRVFKPDLSVNSEEIYRQANWYNDLPESLVMLLFSIGFAFLIISQGWMSPSYQWLVWIGSLYTLTFTGGAIARGLGVPLADEITDVTHRQGDFTSIPANFFVNRPYHWRHHFDDQNAYFCGTLTIVDRVIGTALSLKGKKIAVTGANGTLGQELIKQLYLKGAKVTALTSQEKPLFINNKNEQISIKTITWQIGEESKLNSILEKTDILIINHGINVHGDISADAIENSYEINTFSGWRLMELFLTTVRNNEHKATKEIWVNTSEAEVNPAFSPLYEMSKRTMGELVTMKRINAPCVIRKLILGPFKSNLNPIGIMSADWVAKQIVNLAVRDFRDIIVTINPLTYIAFPIKELMTSTYFRLFTKN; from the coding sequence ATGATTAATAGTTCACTTTTCATGGCAATCTCGATCGCGCTAATATCTCTAATATGGGTAGAATTAGTCAGAGACTGCTATCACTTTTTAGCACATATTTGGCAACCTTTGGGGCGTTTACACAACTGGCATCATCGAGTATTCAAACCGGATTTATCCGTCAACAGCGAAGAAATTTATCGTCAAGCTAATTGGTATAACGACTTACCTGAATCCCTCGTTATGCTTTTATTTAGCATTGGTTTTGCCTTTCTCATCATCTCTCAAGGATGGATGTCTCCAAGTTATCAATGGTTAGTATGGATAGGATCACTCTATACTTTAACTTTTACTGGTGGTGCCATCGCAAGGGGTTTAGGTGTACCATTAGCTGATGAAATTACAGACGTTACCCACCGTCAAGGAGATTTTACCAGTATTCCTGCCAATTTTTTCGTCAATCGTCCCTATCATTGGCGACATCACTTTGATGATCAAAATGCTTATTTTTGCGGTACATTAACTATAGTCGATCGAGTCATAGGAACTGCATTGTCTTTAAAAGGAAAAAAAATTGCCGTCACTGGTGCAAATGGCACATTAGGACAAGAATTAATTAAACAATTATATTTAAAAGGGGCAAAAGTCACCGCTTTAACGTCTCAAGAAAAACCACTATTTATTAATAATAAAAATGAGCAAATTTCTATTAAAACTATTACTTGGCAAATTGGAGAAGAATCAAAACTTAATAGTATTTTAGAGAAAACAGACATTTTAATTATCAATCACGGTATTAATGTTCATGGAGATATAAGTGCAGATGCCATTGAAAACTCCTATGAAATTAATACCTTTTCGGGTTGGCGTTTAATGGAATTATTCTTAACAACTGTACGAAATAATGAACATAAAGCCACAAAAGAAATATGGGTAAACACCTCCGAAGCAGAAGTTAACCCCGCATTCAGTCCTCTTTATGAAATGAGTAAGCGGACAATGGGGGAATTAGTCACAATGAAACGAATTAATGCACCTTGCGTTATTAGGAAATTGATTTTAGGCCCTTTTAAGAGTAATCTTAACCCCATTGGTATCATGTCTGCCGATTGGGTAGCCAAACAAATTGTTAACTTAGCAGTAAGAGATTTTCGAGATATTATCGTTACCATCAATCCGTTAACTTATATAGCTTTTCCCATTAAAGAATTAATGACATCAACTTATTTTCGTCTCTTCACTAAAAATTAG
- a CDS encoding ComEA family DNA-binding protein: MNFSHRAIAKKIQSNPYYRFQSETEIKIASELGIKIDANRATVDDWLRLPGISITQARNLVEITNSGIHFLCLEDLAAALGVSVLKIQSWQSIVYFAYYAPDSYYAPAKINPNNASLNQLKTIPNLKEAIAQQIIIERESNGSYRHIADLQKRLNFTPDFAYHLMSYFQF, translated from the coding sequence ATGAACTTTTCTCATCGTGCGATCGCAAAAAAAATACAAAGTAATCCTTATTATCGGTTTCAATCAGAAACAGAAATAAAAATTGCCAGTGAATTAGGCATCAAAATTGATGCCAATAGGGCAACAGTAGATGATTGGTTAAGATTACCCGGAATATCGATTACTCAAGCTCGAAACTTAGTAGAAATAACTAACTCTGGTATCCATTTTCTCTGTTTAGAAGACTTAGCGGCGGCTTTGGGAGTTTCTGTCTTGAAAATACAATCTTGGCAATCGATCGTATATTTTGCTTATTATGCCCCTGACAGTTATTATGCTCCAGCTAAAATTAATCCCAATAATGCCAGTTTAAATCAACTAAAAACTATCCCTAATTTAAAAGAAGCAATTGCTCAACAAATTATTATAGAAAGAGAAAGTAACGGCAGTTATCGGCATATTGCAGACTTACAAAAAAGACTAAATTTTACTCCTGATTTTGCTTATCATTTAATGTCATATTTTCAATTTTAA
- a CDS encoding YdiU family protein, which produces MKNPFLSLEYEMAIENLGDYYYEEVIPAEFPQHILRFANQDLLPLMGIDRNSVTENDWIEAFGKFQRIRPCLALKYHGYQFGAYNPQLGDGRGFLYGQIRGQDGLLYDFGTKGSGRTPYSRQADGRLTLKGGVREVIAGEALHRLGVNTSRCLSLIETGESLWRGDEPSPTRSSVMVRFSQSHIRFGSFERLHYLQRPDLIKNLLDHVIYYYYPHLTTSETPYIDFYGELVERIALLSAQWMGAGFCHSVLNTDNMSITGESFDYGPYAFINTYDPLFTAAYFDYGGRYSYGNQPLICRWNLELLQKPLALVIPFEALQTKLSYYDNYYDKFYHSFMIKKLGFEKLPDNLGKNLVTETINLLKESQYIYHQFFADLASQFNYGWHENPDLILENMEIKSSNLQRWRGLYHQALENFVREELDNIKNNLDRANPQIIPLRPIIEAIWHPITSEDDWQPFYDLIKALTKI; this is translated from the coding sequence ATGAAGAATCCTTTTCTTTCTCTCGAATATGAAATGGCGATCGAAAACTTAGGGGATTATTATTATGAAGAAGTTATTCCTGCAGAATTTCCCCAACATATATTAAGATTTGCCAATCAAGACTTATTACCCCTCATGGGCATAGATAGAAATAGTGTTACCGAGAATGATTGGATAGAAGCCTTTGGCAAATTTCAAAGAATTAGACCATGTTTAGCCTTAAAATATCATGGTTATCAATTTGGCGCTTATAATCCGCAATTAGGAGATGGTAGAGGATTTCTGTATGGTCAAATTAGAGGACAAGATGGACTATTATATGATTTTGGCACAAAAGGATCGGGACGAACCCCCTATTCTCGTCAAGCAGATGGTAGATTAACTCTTAAAGGGGGAGTCAGAGAAGTTATTGCCGGAGAAGCATTACATCGTTTAGGAGTAAATACTTCCCGTTGTCTTTCCCTCATTGAAACGGGAGAATCTTTATGGCGGGGGGATGAACCTTCCCCTACTCGTAGCTCTGTGATGGTAAGATTTAGTCAATCTCATATCCGTTTTGGCAGTTTTGAGAGACTTCACTATTTACAACGTCCCGATTTAATTAAAAATCTCTTAGATCATGTAATTTATTACTATTATCCCCATTTAACGACTTCTGAAACTCCTTATATTGATTTTTATGGGGAATTAGTCGAAAGAATCGCTTTATTGAGTGCTCAGTGGATGGGGGCTGGTTTTTGTCATAGTGTCCTTAATACCGATAATATGTCTATCACAGGAGAAAGTTTTGATTATGGCCCTTATGCTTTTATTAATACATATGATCCTCTGTTTACAGCAGCTTATTTCGACTACGGTGGTAGATATAGTTATGGTAATCAGCCTTTAATTTGTCGTTGGAATTTGGAATTATTACAAAAACCCTTGGCTTTAGTAATACCCTTTGAAGCGTTACAAACAAAGTTATCCTATTATGATAATTATTATGATAAATTCTACCATAGTTTTATGATCAAAAAATTGGGATTTGAAAAATTACCAGATAATTTAGGCAAAAATTTAGTTACGGAAACTATTAATTTATTAAAAGAAAGTCAATATATTTATCATCAATTTTTTGCAGATTTAGCGTCTCAATTTAACTATGGTTGGCACGAAAACCCAGATTTAATCTTAGAAAATATGGAAATAAAATCCTCTAATTTACAAAGATGGCGAGGATTATATCATCAGGCTTTAGAAAATTTTGTTAGGGAAGAATTAGACAATATTAAAAATAATCTCGATCGAGCTAACCCCCAAATTATACCTCTTAGACCAATAATTGAAGCCATTTGGCATCCTATTACCAGCGAAGATGATTGGCAACCTTTTTATGACTTAATCAAAGCATTGACAAAAATATAG
- a CDS encoding RNA-binding protein produces the protein MSIYVGNLSYEVTEAHLTSAFADFGAVKRVYLPTDRETGRMRGFGFVEMSTDAEEDKAIEALDGAEWMGRDMKVNKAKPREENNSRSRGGGGGGRRNSFSRSY, from the coding sequence ATGTCTATATATGTAGGTAATTTATCCTATGAAGTTACAGAAGCCCATTTAACCTCTGCCTTTGCGGATTTTGGAGCGGTTAAAAGAGTATATTTACCCACCGATCGTGAAACTGGGCGTATGCGCGGTTTTGGTTTTGTGGAAATGAGTACCGATGCCGAAGAAGATAAAGCTATTGAAGCCTTAGACGGTGCAGAATGGATGGGTCGTGACATGAAAGTTAACAAAGCTAAACCCCGTGAGGAAAATAACTCTCGCAGTCGTGGTGGCGGCGGCGGCGGAAGAAGAAATAGTTTTTCTCGTAGTTACTAA
- a CDS encoding glycosyltransferase family 39 protein — MINNIRSSHQLWLKIVIIIVILFGVFFRVTNIDKKIYWHDEVYTSLRVSGYTEEYVTNQLSNGNLVTPKDIQKFLNLQPETTFTDTLKVLKTAPEHPPLYYLSLRFVQDIFGSSILVNRGVAVFFSLLCFPSIYWLSLELFGNNFVALITLGFFSISPFHVLYAQEARQYSLWTLTIILSLLFFLKAIKSNKKSHWLLYSATLTLSFYTALLSPLLFITNTIYLYLSKLNFSRQIKNNFWFYSLISFILFTPWAIIFILNPLILVRRTNWLNQSSSIDELGFTLSKNFMRLFFDFPLDKRIFFSFALILIYLILKTLLILGKTTNKYKYIELYLILLIGIPLLALLLPDLIIGGRRSSISRYLIPSYLGTHLVVGYFFYYKIDHYKSQIWSIILVIIFTVSMTSNIMLHNAEISWNKNHPSHPPQVSKIINQSEKPLLIASLEDNFSSIIALSYQLKLDVKLHLFQENTELKYYPEFSPIYLFNPSPSLMNKVENVYNAKLEQKHKLVYQVVLQ, encoded by the coding sequence ATGATAAATAATATTCGATCGTCTCATCAATTGTGGCTAAAAATAGTTATTATTATTGTGATTCTTTTTGGTGTTTTTTTTCGAGTCACTAATATTGATAAAAAAATTTATTGGCATGATGAAGTTTATACTTCTTTAAGGGTAAGTGGTTATACAGAAGAATATGTAACTAATCAATTATCTAATGGTAATTTAGTTACACCAAAAGATATTCAAAAATTTCTAAATTTACAGCCAGAAACTACCTTTACTGATACTTTAAAAGTTTTAAAAACTGCACCTGAACATCCACCATTGTACTATTTATCTTTAAGATTTGTACAGGATATTTTTGGTAGTTCAATTCTTGTGAATAGAGGTGTAGCTGTTTTTTTTAGTCTGTTATGTTTTCCTTCAATTTATTGGTTAAGTTTGGAACTTTTTGGCAATAATTTTGTGGCTTTAATTACTCTTGGTTTTTTTTCTATTTCTCCTTTTCATGTTCTTTATGCACAAGAAGCGAGACAATATAGTTTATGGACTTTAACTATTATTTTATCTCTTTTATTTTTTTTGAAAGCTATTAAAAGTAATAAAAAATCTCATTGGCTTTTATATAGTGCCACTTTAACCCTAAGTTTTTATACTGCACTTCTCTCTCCTTTATTATTCATAACCAATACTATTTATCTTTATCTTTCAAAACTTAATTTTTCTCGTCAAATAAAAAATAATTTTTGGTTTTATAGTTTAATCTCCTTTATTTTATTCACTCCTTGGGCGATAATTTTTATCCTAAATCCATTAATATTAGTTAGAAGAACAAATTGGTTAAATCAGAGTTCTTCCATTGATGAATTAGGGTTCACTTTATCTAAGAATTTTATGAGATTATTTTTTGATTTTCCATTAGATAAAAGAATCTTTTTTTCATTCGCTTTGATCTTAATTTATCTAATTCTTAAAACTTTATTAATTTTAGGTAAAACTACTAATAAATATAAATATATCGAATTATATCTAATATTATTGATTGGGATTCCACTTTTAGCCCTTCTTTTACCTGATTTAATTATAGGGGGAAGAAGATCTAGTATTTCTCGTTATTTGATTCCTAGTTATTTAGGTACTCATTTAGTTGTAGGTTACTTTTTTTATTATAAGATTGATCATTATAAGTCTCAAATTTGGTCAATTATTTTAGTGATTATATTTACTGTATCAATGACTTCTAACATCATGCTTCATAATGCTGAAATATCTTGGAATAAAAACCATCCGTCACATCCTCCACAAGTATCTAAAATTATTAACCAAAGTGAAAAACCTTTATTAATTGCCTCTTTAGAAGACAATTTTAGTTCTATTATAGCTTTAAGTTATCAACTAAAACTAGACGTAAAATTACATTTATTTCAAGAAAATACCGAACTTAAATATTATCCTGAATTTTCTCCTATTTATCTTTTCAATCCTTCTCCTTCTTTGATGAATAAAGTTGAAAATGTATATAATGCAAAATTAGAGCAAAAACATAAATTAGTTTATCAAGTTGTTCTACAATGA